Genomic DNA from Asterias amurensis chromosome 2, ASM3211899v1:
GGAGAAAGGTTTGGAAAAAGTCCACAGGTggaaaacatgtacaaaaccaatgggagctgttgcaaaatagttagagtataaacaaaagatgGGCAATAGGAGGTCCTCGATTGCAGGCATATACACACTTGTGTGTGTGTTGCCGTTAAACTATTCCTGCTACATTAAAAAAGGAAGGGTGTAAGCATCAGTATTCGCACAACGAAGAAGTAAAGGAAAAAGTATACCTGTGTTGCTGTTAAAATAGCGGCTCTCTGGACGGTGGGTGACGTTCCTCTGTACAACCCTCTCAGACCCTCCTTCTTGTAAATGTCACCAAAGGCGTGGAAGAAGCCCCTGTACCGGAGCTGCTCACCGGGTTTGGGTTTCCTCTGAGCTTGAAGACGAACTCGTATCAGATCAGTGGGGACTGCTACCGTGCTGCCGATGGCACCTACAAGTATATCACATCAAtattcattaataataataataatatatcagAGTATTTGAACGtcgccaaaatccaccaaattaAGGTGCTCAAGGCACACGAGAGTGAATCCTCACACAGGAAAGGAAAATCAGTGGGGACTGCTACCATGCTGCCGATGTCACCTACAAGTATATCACAACAATATTCagtattaatagtaataataataatacatgtatttttagGCACCTCAATCTAACAAATTAAGGTGCTCAAGGCACACGAGAGTGAATCCTCACACAGGAAAGGAAAATCAGTGGGGACTGCTACCATGCTGCCGATGTCACCTACAAGTATATCACAACaatattcaataataataatgataatatatCTGAGTATTTGAACGGCGCCAAAATCCAGCAAAttaaggtgctcaaggcgcacgAGAGTGAATCCTCACACAGGAAAGGAAAATCAGTGGGGACTGCTACCATGCTGCCGATGTCACCTACAAGTATATCACAACaatattcaataataataataataataataataataataataataataataataataataataataataataataatatatctgAGTATTTGAACGGCGCCAAATTCCACCAAAATAAGGTGCTCCAGCTCAAGGCGCACGAGAAGGAATCCTCACACAGTAAAGGAAAATCAGACAAAGAACAATTACAGATGAGCCTTATTAAACAAGCTAGTTTTCAAACCAATTTCACAAGTGACTCAAGATGACTTATGGTATAAGGCCAAGTATGTGAAAAGTACAATGAATGAAATCGCTAATAATTCCaaataagtattgtttgaagctttgcatggtgtggagaaagtagaagaaactataaataaatagtaaacttgcgggtacaaccatgtgtgaatctcttttgagtgtgCTCAACAGCCAAGAACAGCTTGGATCCTACCTGCCCAATTGttcatccatccagcactacTTAATTAAGGTCACTCTTTAATTAAGTTCCACCACCGCCAGcagtccagcattttcctgaagacgagcagagtatactgtttgaaatatcgagaccaaaccagctctgttcagagccaacactcactcaaaagaaatttacacatggttgtaccttcACGTTTACTATTCCATTATTGTTTCTTCTTTATAATTCCAAAGGTGGAAACACCAACTAATGAAGATGATTATCTTTGCACACACACATAGACTCACACAAGTACGGAGGAAGAACTTCCTCCATGACACAAATGTAGAAACACCTGCAATTGGGGACCTCTggttgtccctcttttgtttgtaACTTGCAAAACAAGCAAATTTGACATTGTGGTGAAAATATGTAAGGACTAATATAAATCAAGCTTTTGTCAACtcaatatttacaaatataacacacctcttgcttgttctgtattctggtttgCTTAAAGTAGGTCACGTGGGAataactaatatagtctagtgatcgcgcgcgcgttttgCGGGTACTagttcccgagcgggcactagtctttgaaaatagtgcccggttacagcgccctctcttgacttgaaccgtgaacagcaactacaaaacttcctttcttttccagatttctgttctcatttcacatttaagaccgagctgtgtaaTAAAACatatattgactggcaatgatgtaactagtgtacgtctattcccactcgggcctgtgagtgaccagaaaagGGGCccatttccctcggccttcggcctcgagaaataggtcgctcttctggtcactccaggtccctcgggggaatagacgtacactagttacatcattgccagtcaatatgtgtataataaaaGACCTATGAACTAGGAATTTTCCCAAATGTGTTTACATGGACTGTTTCTATCCTACCTGAAGTTGCTCCTGATCCTATCTTCTTTAATAGTGGAGTGTGGTGTCGATCCATAGCGCCAAATACATGCACTTTGATTGGTTCATATGCCCCAATGCGGATGGTACTATAAGTTGCCTCACGGATCAAGGCTGGAgtcaaactaaaaaataaaataaaaaagccaCAACAAAACAAGTTAAACAACCAAAAGACCTTTCTTTGACGAAACTTTACGGAGTTGTGGTACATTACATATAACATTATACAAAATATCGCTCAAATCTTTCTATGAAAAATGTGCGCAAATCAGAGTTATAGTTTGAATAGTCTTCAATACTGTGAAGTAAAAACCAGGACCCCCGACCAATTCTATTCAGAAtatgtttcgtttttttttgcTATACAAACAATGACAGGTTGACATTCAGGCTATTGAAGTTTTCTCAACATGATTGAGTGCAATAGGCCTTTATGAAaagaagttaaaggaacacgttgccttggatcggtcgagttggtctataaaatgcgtttgtaaccttttttaaataaaatgcattatggttggaaagatgttttaaaagtagaatacaatgatccacacaagtttgccttgaaattgcgtggttttccttttactgtgcgaactaacacggtcggccatttatgggagtcaaaaatttgactcccataaatggccgaccgtgttagttgacgaggtaaaaggaaaactggcAACTTGGAgggatgtttgtgtggatcattgtattctacttttacaacatctttctagccatatgcattttataaaaaacggttacaaacgcttttcaaagaccaactcgaccgatccaagtcaacgttttcctttaataTGATCTTGACGACCTCAGCTTCACAGTAACCAAAGTCGTTTATGAATCATACTCATATAGGATGCAGTCTGCAGAAAAACCTGGAAATAGATCAGTAAAACACAACATTGATGCCTGTCAaggtgtttaataataataatttgggggcttattatccttactcgcagttaagagctgaattgcgaaggacgcggctacaacatgttcgagaagcaggcatgcaagggcgcctttggctgccagccacatcaacccattatgaccatggagcacagccaagatagaaagtgtttgatttttcctgagggaggaaaaccggatggtctggaaaaccctcgtggcacagcagagaaccaatgcacaactcaactcacatatggccctagTCAGGAATTGAACCGGGTCAACTTGGTGAGaggcacaagccaaccatggtCAGTATGTAAGAAAATCATTCATGCTGATTTGTCTGCCAAACAAAGTTATGGCAATTTGGTCTCTCTGTCCGCTGATTTGTCTGCCAAACAAAATTATGACAATTTGGTGTCTCCGTCCAATATGTGACTATTTCTTCCCCAGCATGTTCAAAACAATGCTGTAAGAATATATACGTGTACTCTTCGTCAAAGCGTCTTTGAACATACTTATTAATGAATACCGTATAAATTAtcttgattgactgattgataaCACCTAGTACTACAAACTACACTCACCCTTTGTACAGACCTAAAATCCCCTCCTCTTTAGCAATGGTTAATGCTCCTCTAAAGATCCCCTTGTAGTGACGTTCACTGTATGCCTTAGAAAATTGGCCTCTCTGTTTGGCTAATTCTCCGTCCAGTTGCATACGTACTTTAGTGACATCCACAGGATTCGTGACtgtgaaattaaaacaaacaaagatttAGTATAATATTATAGAGAAATGCATCCATAGTCATATacttgatttaaaaacaatgaaaaatttCTACTTCTATTCTACTTAAACCTCAATGTTGCAATCAGCCTACAAACATAGCCTACAAACATTTGCGATAAtcataaccctccatcctcttTTATTTGCCATCAACTACAGGGGAGGCCTAGCACCAGCTCCTCCCTGGAAGGGACCTAGAGGCCGCCCTCCATCATCCTGGGCCAACAACTTGGTCGGCCTAGTGAAATTGACCACATGTGGCGTGAGGCTGTAGGATGTGGACACAGGACATATTGTCGCAACGGGTGCTGTCTCTgcggttgattgattgattgattgatcctCTTTTTAGTCCTAGACAATCCTCCCAACAGTTGTAAACACGATTTGAGCATGCTCAATTTCAGACTGTGCAAATCCCAAGAGTGCCCTCCACGAGTATCGACACACTCCAGCAGTTTGCATGATCCAATTTGGACATCGcatatctaatttacctcattgagatcatggaggtagttcttccttccttccttccttcctgtgAAGTGCAGCCTCACATAATGCGAGGATAAATGCGTATAAAAATAAGTAGGACATGCTGTCAAGTGCGAAAATAATTTATGTAAATTATGTAAACAAGTGCAAGTAAAAAATGTTGGATTTCTTGGAGAGCTACTTTTTAGATGGGTGAGGCTTAAGTGCCAGTTTAAAAGACGTCAAGCGATTTGTACTCTGCTGGGTCTACTGCTAGGCTATTCCAGTCCCGGATGGTATGTAGGAAGAAGGAGTTCGAAAACACAGTTGATTTGGTGTGAGGGATGACAAAGGGATTTGTGACCTCTGGTTGATGATAGATGGACGAGGTACTGGTTCCACTCAATGTTAACGAGACCATAACGGATTTTGTACATCATAGCCAGGCGACTGCTGGTGCTTCGGTCCTCTAGGAATTGACAGTTTAGTTCATGTAGAATAGCAGAGACACTTCTTGTCCTGTTGTAGATCCCTGTGACATAGCTTTGTTCCACTTTCTTGGAGTTGCGCATTGTGTGGGTGTCCCATAGCGTACTCAACTGATggtccctttttgtaaaaatgagttaaaaagtggtggcgctatacggaaagttatccatggcgccacaactttttcattcgatattaaATAATCTAGTATCTAATTTTAATgagatccctttttgtaaaaatgagtgaaaaagtggtggcgccatatatAGATAGGCCTACGCCTATGGAAAATTATCCAAACGTCGGTTAAAACTACCACATTACATACTATTACTAGGGTAACTACCTAGTAATAATACTAACCAAAAGCAGATGATGAAGCCACGCTCTTTTTGGACTCTGGGCAAACTTCTGCAAAAAAACTTGGTGCCCACATCCATCTATAGGGGAGACTCTAATTCCtagggatgggtggtagggctgagccgcactgtgggtataggggaggctctaattcctggggatgggtggtaggactgagctgctctgtgggtataagggaggctctaattcctggggatggatggtggctgagctgcactgtgggtataggggaagctctaattcctagggatgggtggtagggctgagctgctctgtgggtataggggaggttctaatggacccttcccatgaaatatgcttctaacattcacgcatgcgtacagaccctgttggttggcaaacaccatagagttgtgcactaagcagatgcACAATCGTGTCTGCGTCACGAACCAATTAGCCATGTACAAAGCAGCGCGATGTTccttcattttgccaaccaaaacgttagtgcgcacgcgctatgtgcaatttacatatttcatgggaagggtctattcctggggatgggtggtagggctgagctgcactgtgggtataggggaggctctaattcatGGGGATGGGTGGTGGGGCTGAGCTGCaatgtgggtataggggaggctctaattcctggggattggtggtaggcctagctgcactgtgggtataggggaggctctaattcctggggatgggtggtagggctgagctgcactgtgggtaggggaggctctaattcctggggatgggtggtggggctgagctgcactgtgggtataggggaggctctaattcctggggatgggtggtatggctgagctgcactgtgggtacaggggaggctctaattcctggggatgggtggtagggctgagctgcactgtgggtataggggaggctctaattcctggggatgggtggtggggctgagctgcactgtgggtataggggaggctctaattcctgggggtggtatggtagggctgagctgcactgtgggtataggggaggctcttattcctggggatgggtggtaggactgagctgcactgtgggtacaggggaggctctaattcatggggatgggtggtagggctgagctgcaatgtgggtataggggaggctctaattcctggggatgggtggtggggctgagctgcactgtgggtataggggaggctctaattcctggggatgggtggtggggctgagctgcactgtgggtataggggaggctctaattcctgggggtggtatggtagggctgagctgcactgtgggtataggggaggctcttattcctggggatgggtggtagggctgagctgcactgtgggtacaggggaggctctaattcatggggatgggtggtagggctgagctgcaatgtgggtataggggaggctctaattcctgggggtGATATGggagggctgagctgcactgtgggtatagggtaGTCTCTAATTCATGGGGATGGGTGGTGGGGCTGAGCTGCaatgtgggtataggggaggctctaatttcTGGTGATGGGTCGTAGGGctagctgcactgtgggtataggggaggctctaattcctgggggtGGTATGGGAGGGCTGAGCTGCaatgtgggtataggggaggctcttatTCCTGGGGGTGATATGggagggctgagctgcactgtgggtataggggaggctctaattcctagggatggtggtagggctgagctgcactgtgggtataggggaggcacTAATTCCTGGTGATGGGTCGTAGGGctagctgcactgtgggtataggggaggctctaattcctgggggtg
This window encodes:
- the LOC139934123 gene encoding mitochondrial substrate carrier family protein ucpB-like codes for the protein MMSNSVRDEVLRFCFAGIGCTSASFVTNPVDVTKVRMQLDGELAKQRGQFSKAYSERHYKGIFRGALTIAKEEGILGLYKGLTPALIREATYSTIRIGAYEPIKVHVFGAMDRHHTPLLKKIGSGATSGAIGSTVAVPTDLIRVRLQAQRKPKPGEQLRYRGFFHAFGDIYKKEGLRGLYRGTSPTVQRAAILTATQVPVYDHTKHTILNHGWMIEGPVLHIVAAMTSGFMCAVTTSPVDLIKTRVMNQKIKGVPVDQRTYRNGLDCLIKTVKSEGVLGLYKGFIPNWLRLGPHTIISFFIFESLRKTAGINPI